In one Nicotiana sylvestris chromosome 8, ASM39365v2, whole genome shotgun sequence genomic region, the following are encoded:
- the LOC104219877 gene encoding UDP-glycosyltransferase 91C1-like: MKKDSIHVVMVPWLAFGHLQPFFQLSIALSKEKVHVSFLSTPRNIKRLPKLPPNLEPLVNLVEFPLPSLDDKSLLPKDAEATLDIPADKVQYLTVAYDLLQQPIKHFITREKPDWIIVDFSPYWIAEIARDLDIPMLQFSMFTAATLLFFGQLDHEGQEEPKPLHELLLSPPPCGDFKSTVAYKKYEVAELFAAIAAENASGKSSMEREAIMGKASRAMALRTCAEFENEYLVSPRNYKKPLIPIGLLLPGELPVGENDLALPQWQKMSKWLDEQKPRSVVFVGFGSECRFTKNQVYEIANGLQLSELPFFWILQKPSWALNDVDALPSGFGAATEGRGFVHIGWAPQKEILAHPSIGGSLFHAGWGSAIETLRYGHVLVVLPFVFDQGLNARLLVEKGVAIEVKRNEEDGSFSGKDIAMSLREAMVLEEGEELRARARKAAAIFGDRKLQDSYVRNFVEYLKSNGNLR, translated from the coding sequence atgaagaaagacaGTATCCACGTTGTAATGGTGCCATGGTTAGCATTTGGTCATCTACAGCCATTTTTCCAACTCTCCATAGCCTTATCCAAAGAAAAAGTTCATGTCTCTTTCCTTTCCACTCCCAGAAACATTAAGAGACTCCCTAAACTTCCTCCTAACTTAGAACCACTAGTAAATCTAGTTGAATTTCCACTGCCATCACTTGATGATAAGAGTCTTTTGCCCAAAGATGCTGAGGCAACTTTGGACATTCCTGCTGATAAAGTTCAGTACTTAACAGTAGCTTACGATCTCCTTCAGCAGCCCATCAAACACTTCATTACACGTGAAAAACCGGATTGGATCATTGTGGATTTTAGCCCTTACTGGATAGCTGAGATTGCTCGAGATCTTGATATTCCCATGCTTCAATTTAGTATGTTTACTGCTGCTACCCTACTCTTCTTCGGGCAGCTTGATCACGAGGGTCAAGAAGAACCAAAGCCGTTGCATGAACTTCTCCTATCACCACCACCATGTGGTGATTTCAAATCAACGGTTGCTTATAAGAAATACGAAGTGGCGGAACTATTTGCTGCGATTGCTGCAGAGAATGCTTCGGGCAAATCATCTATGGAACGTGAAGCCATAATGGGAAAGGCCAGTAGAGCTATGGCTCTACGTACATGTGCTGAATTCGAAAACGAATACTTGGTCAGTCCTAGAAACTATAAAAAGCCGCTGATTCCTATTGGGTTGCTACTACCGGGAGAATTACCGGTGGGTGAAAACGATCTTGCTCTTCCACAATGGCAGAAGATGTCCAAATGGCTAGACGAACAAAAGCCAAGATCGGTTGTGTTTGTGGGATTTGGCAGTGAATGTAGATTTACCAAGAATCAAGTATATGAAATAGCAAATGggctacaactctcagaattgccATTTTTCTGGATACTACAGAAGCCAAGTTGGGCTTTGAACGACGTTGATGCTTTGCCATCAGGTTTTGGCGCCGCAACAGAGGGGAGAGGGTTCGTGCACATTGGCTGGGCACCACAGAAGGAAATTCTTGCACATCCGTCCATAGGAGGATCCCTATTTCATGCAGGATGGGGATCAGCTATTGAAACTTTAAGGTATGGTCATGTTCTTGTGGTGTTGCCTTTTGTTTTTGACCAAGGATTGAATGCAAGATTGCTAGTAGAAAAAGGTGTGGCGATTGAAGTGAAGAGGAACGAAGAAGATGGATCGTTTAGTGGAAAAGACATAGCAATGTCATTAAGAGAAGCGATGGTTTTAGAGGAAGGGGAAGAGCTTAGAGCTCGAGCAAGAAAAGCTGCTGCTATTTTTGGAGACCGAAAACTTCAAGACTCCTACGTCAGAAACTTTGTTGAGTACTTGAAAAGTAATGGTAATTTAAGATGA